One part of the Vicia villosa cultivar HV-30 ecotype Madison, WI linkage group LG6, Vvil1.0, whole genome shotgun sequence genome encodes these proteins:
- the LOC131611645 gene encoding ethylene-responsive transcription factor-like protein At4g13040 isoform X2, translating into MVSLRRRRLLGLCSGSSSFVSPLPLYCENLTGSVNSSWHAKPKSEQPMLSDNASIPDCNTVVQEEPDSSNVSGSSSSKDQTIQQTIGPPVKRRKRHRRKTLHSQDASMRGVYFKNMKWQAAIKVDKKQIHLGTVGSQEEAAHLYDRAAFMCGREPNFDLPEEEKQELRKFKWDDFLAMTRQAITRKKHKRSLEMEKEDWESKQGVSGFSAYEDAEQETSGS; encoded by the exons ATGGTAAGCTTAAGGAGGCGCAGACTTTTGGGACTATGCTCAG GAAGCAGTTCCTTTGTTTCCCCTCTTCCTCTATACTGCGAGAATTTAACTGGTTCTGTGAATTCGTCGTGGCATGCTAAACCAAAGAGTGAACAGCCTATGCTTTCGGATAACGCAAGCATCCCGGACTGT AATACCGTTGTGCAAGAAGAACCAGATTCATCGAATGTTTCTGGTTCAAGCTCATCCAAAGATCAAACCATTCAACAAACCATTG GACCTCCTGTCAAACGTAGGAAGCGACATAGGAGAAAGACTTTGCATAGTCAGGATGCATCCATGAGAGGCGTCTACTTCAAAAATATGAAGTGGCAAGCAGCGATAAAAGTTGACAAAAAACAGATTCACCTAGGGACGGTTGGATCACAAGAAGAAGCTGCTCATTTATATGACAG GGCTGCTTTCATGTGTGGGAGAGAGCCCAATTTCGACCTTCCAGAGGAAGAGAAGCAGGAGCTACGCAAATTCAAATGGGACGATTTCTTAGCGATGACTCGACAAGCAATCACACGAAAAA AGCACAAGAGAAGTCTTGAGATGGAAAAAGAAGATTGGGAAAGTAAGCAAGGAGTAAGCGGCTTCTCTGCATATGAAGATGCAGAGCAGGAAACATCAGGCTCTTGA
- the LOC131611645 gene encoding ethylene-responsive transcription factor-like protein At4g13040 isoform X1 produces the protein MVSLRRRRLLGLCSGSSSFVSPLPLYCENLTGSVNSSWHAKPKSEQPMLSDNASIPDCNTVVQEEPDSSNVSGSSSSKDQTIQQTIAGPPVKRRKRHRRKTLHSQDASMRGVYFKNMKWQAAIKVDKKQIHLGTVGSQEEAAHLYDRAAFMCGREPNFDLPEEEKQELRKFKWDDFLAMTRQAITRKKHKRSLEMEKEDWESKQGVSGFSAYEDAEQETSGS, from the exons ATGGTAAGCTTAAGGAGGCGCAGACTTTTGGGACTATGCTCAG GAAGCAGTTCCTTTGTTTCCCCTCTTCCTCTATACTGCGAGAATTTAACTGGTTCTGTGAATTCGTCGTGGCATGCTAAACCAAAGAGTGAACAGCCTATGCTTTCGGATAACGCAAGCATCCCGGACTGT AATACCGTTGTGCAAGAAGAACCAGATTCATCGAATGTTTCTGGTTCAAGCTCATCCAAAGATCAAACCATTCAACAAACCATTG CAGGACCTCCTGTCAAACGTAGGAAGCGACATAGGAGAAAGACTTTGCATAGTCAGGATGCATCCATGAGAGGCGTCTACTTCAAAAATATGAAGTGGCAAGCAGCGATAAAAGTTGACAAAAAACAGATTCACCTAGGGACGGTTGGATCACAAGAAGAAGCTGCTCATTTATATGACAG GGCTGCTTTCATGTGTGGGAGAGAGCCCAATTTCGACCTTCCAGAGGAAGAGAAGCAGGAGCTACGCAAATTCAAATGGGACGATTTCTTAGCGATGACTCGACAAGCAATCACACGAAAAA AGCACAAGAGAAGTCTTGAGATGGAAAAAGAAGATTGGGAAAGTAAGCAAGGAGTAAGCGGCTTCTCTGCATATGAAGATGCAGAGCAGGAAACATCAGGCTCTTGA